The Castor canadensis chromosome X, mCasCan1.hap1v2, whole genome shotgun sequence genome includes a region encoding these proteins:
- the LOC141419725 gene encoding ATP-dependent RNA helicase DDX3Y-like, which produces MSHVAVKNTLGLDQQFAGLDLNSSANQSGGGSTAGKGRYIPPHLRNREASKGFYDKDSSGWSCSKDKDAYSSFGSRDSRGKPSYFSDRGSGSRGRFDDRGRSDCDGIGSRGDRTGFGKFEQSGHSRWCDKSDEDDWSKPLPPSERLEQELFSGGNTGINFEKYDNIPVEATGNNCPPHIENALEKLQHFFYLS; this is translated from the exons ATGAGTCATGTGGCGGTGAAAAATACTCTCGGGCTGGACCAGCAG tttgctggTCTAGACCTGAACTCCTCTGCTAATCAGAGTGGGGGAGGAAGTACAGCAGGCA aagggCGGTATATACCTCCTCACTTAAGGAACAGAGAAGCATCTAAAG GATTCTATGATAAGGACAGTTCAGGGTGGAGTTGTAGTAAAGATAAGGATGCATACAGCAGTTTTGGGTCTCGTGATTCAAGAGGAAAGCCCAGCTATTTTAGTGATCGTGGAAGTGGATCAAGAGGAAG ATTTGATGACCGTGGTCGGAGTGACTGTGATGGCATTGGCAGTCGTGGTGACAGAACTGGCTTTGGCAAATTTGAACAAAGTGGACACAGTCGTTGGTGTGACAAATCAGATGAAGATGATTGGTCAAAACCACTTCCACCAAGTGAACGCTTAGAGCA GGAACTCTTTTCTGGAGGAAACACTGGAATTAACTTTGAGAAATATGATAATATACCAGTAGAGGCAACTGGCAATAACTGTCCTCCACATATTGAAAAT GCTCtggaaaaactgcagcatttctTTTACCTATCCTGA